A single genomic interval of Thermovibrio guaymasensis harbors:
- a CDS encoding SDH family Clp fold serine proteinase, with protein MAQPTPAPGISFFDIFWLLIIFFSLWPLFQQKNLEWARLRLIREIEKKRKSRVITMIHRQERLALMGFPLVRFITIEDSERVLRAIRMTPDDMPIDFIIHTPGGLALAATQIASALAKHKAPVRVIVPHYAMSGGTLIALAADEIVMDENAVLGPLDPQLGQFPAPSIVKAVKEKYQEGKGSIKDETLILADVAEKALVQMKSTILRILTKKGHDEKKAEKIAELLTSGYWTHDYPLTVEVIKELGLNVSTDVPKEVYELMELYYQPVGQPSVQYIPIPYGEPKKGEVPVRKPH; from the coding sequence ATGGCCCAACCAACACCTGCACCGGGAATTAGCTTCTTTGACATATTCTGGCTTCTAATCATCTTCTTCTCCCTCTGGCCCCTCTTCCAGCAGAAAAACCTTGAGTGGGCAAGGTTAAGACTCATAAGGGAAATTGAAAAGAAGAGGAAATCAAGAGTAATAACGATGATTCACAGGCAGGAACGCCTTGCCCTTATGGGATTTCCACTTGTAAGGTTCATAACAATTGAGGACTCTGAAAGGGTCCTTAGGGCAATAAGAATGACTCCAGACGATATGCCCATAGACTTCATAATTCACACACCTGGAGGACTTGCCCTTGCAGCAACTCAGATAGCATCAGCCCTTGCTAAACATAAAGCCCCAGTAAGGGTAATAGTCCCCCACTACGCCATGAGCGGTGGAACGCTCATAGCCCTTGCCGCAGATGAAATAGTAATGGATGAAAACGCCGTCCTGGGACCACTAGACCCCCAACTCGGCCAGTTTCCTGCACCTTCAATAGTAAAGGCAGTTAAGGAAAAGTATCAGGAAGGTAAAGGAAGCATTAAAGATGAAACTTTAATACTTGCAGACGTTGCAGAGAAAGCTTTAGTCCAAATGAAGAGCACAATCTTAAGAATCTTAACTAAAAAGGGGCACGACGAGAAAAAAGCAGAGAAAATTGCCGAACTTTTAACTTCAGGCTACTGGACCCACGATTACCCACTTACAGTTGAAGTAATAAAAGAGCTCGGGCTAAACGTTTCAACCGACGTTCCAAAAGAGGTTTACGAACTTATGGAGCTCTACTACCAACCGGTAGGTCAGCCTTCAGTCCAGTACATTCCAATCCCTTACGGAGAACCTAAGAAAGGGGAGGTACCAGTTAGAAAACCGCATTAG
- the glyA gene encoding serine hydroxymethyltransferase yields MKHLKSVDPEIFEALKCEYRRQNEHLELIASENFTSPAVMEAQGSVLTNKYAEGYPGKRYYGGCECVDVAERLAIERCKELFKAEHVNVQPHSGSQANQAVYLAVLKPGDTILSMNLSHGGHLSHGSPVNMTGKYFNVVQYGVRKDTETIDFDQVYQLAKEHKPKLIICGASAYPRVIDFDKFREIADEVGALLLADIAHIAGLVVAGLHPSPIEACHFVTTTTHKTLRGPRGGVVMCKEEFAKDIDKAVFPGLQGGPLMHVIAAKAVAFKEAQTEEFKKYQEQVVKNAKVMAEELQRQGFRLVSGGTDNHLMLVDLTDKGITGKEAEAALGRANITVNKNTIPFDTRSPFVTSGIRIGTPAITTRGVKEDEARRIAQLIAKVLNNINDEKVIEKVKSEVLEICTKHPLYPELKDLYS; encoded by the coding sequence ATGAAGCACCTTAAGAGCGTTGACCCTGAAATTTTTGAGGCCTTAAAGTGTGAGTACAGGAGACAGAATGAGCACCTGGAACTGATCGCTTCTGAAAACTTTACTTCCCCAGCAGTTATGGAAGCCCAAGGAAGCGTTCTAACAAACAAGTACGCTGAAGGGTACCCGGGAAAGCGCTACTACGGAGGTTGTGAGTGCGTTGACGTTGCAGAAAGGTTGGCAATTGAAAGGTGTAAGGAGCTCTTTAAAGCTGAGCACGTCAACGTTCAGCCCCACTCCGGTTCCCAAGCAAACCAGGCCGTTTATTTAGCAGTTTTAAAACCAGGAGATACGATTCTCTCAATGAACCTCTCCCACGGAGGACACCTTTCCCACGGCTCTCCAGTCAACATGACCGGAAAGTACTTCAACGTAGTTCAGTACGGGGTTAGGAAGGATACAGAAACTATAGATTTTGACCAAGTGTACCAGCTCGCAAAGGAGCACAAGCCTAAGCTGATAATATGCGGCGCTTCAGCCTACCCAAGAGTTATTGACTTTGACAAGTTCAGGGAGATTGCCGATGAGGTCGGAGCTCTCCTCCTTGCAGACATTGCCCACATTGCCGGCCTTGTGGTAGCAGGTCTCCACCCCTCCCCCATTGAGGCTTGCCACTTCGTAACGACGACCACCCACAAGACACTGAGGGGACCAAGGGGCGGAGTTGTAATGTGTAAAGAGGAGTTTGCAAAAGATATAGACAAGGCCGTCTTCCCCGGCCTCCAGGGTGGACCACTTATGCACGTAATTGCCGCAAAGGCCGTTGCCTTTAAAGAGGCCCAAACTGAAGAGTTCAAGAAGTATCAAGAGCAGGTAGTTAAAAACGCTAAAGTAATGGCAGAAGAGCTCCAGAGGCAGGGCTTCAGGCTAGTTTCCGGAGGAACAGACAACCACCTAATGCTAGTTGACCTTACAGATAAGGGAATAACAGGAAAAGAGGCAGAAGCAGCCCTTGGTAGAGCAAATATTACAGTTAATAAGAACACGATTCCTTTTGATACGAGAAGTCCTTTTGTTACAAGCGGTATAAGAATTGGAACTCCTGCAATAACGACAAGAGGAGTAAAAGAGGACGAAGCCAGGAGAATCGCCCAGCTTATAGCCAAAGTCTTAAACAACATTAACGATGAGAAAGTCATTGAGAAAGTTAAGTCTGAAGTTCTTGAAATTTGTACAAAACATCCTTTGTACCCTGAACTAAAAGATCTTTACTCTTAA
- a CDS encoding aspartate carbamoyltransferase catalytic subunit, which translates to MKNLLSADQISRELFNEIYLTALSVRRALREGRKKFNVLRGKCVVNLFFEPSTRTRSSFEKAGKFLSADVINISTSASSVKKGESLIDTVKNLDMMHPDIIILRHPCEGAPFLAQKFVEASIVNAGDGRHQHPTQALLDCATLTEHFGSLEGKRVTILGDIANSRVARSDAILLRELGAEVFIYGPSPMMPRVPEALGVKRLNSFEEVKEISDAVILLRIQLERQNAKKTFPSVREYSELFGINRRKLEELKPGTVILHPGPFNRGVEITGDVAYSKRSLIFPQVEMGLSVRMVVLSLLCGRLEKLREEIQ; encoded by the coding sequence ATGAAGAACCTCCTTTCCGCCGATCAGATAAGCAGGGAGCTCTTTAACGAAATCTACCTAACCGCCCTCTCGGTTAGAAGAGCGCTGAGGGAAGGAAGGAAGAAGTTCAACGTCCTGAGGGGAAAGTGCGTTGTAAACCTCTTCTTTGAACCTTCAACAAGAACCCGCTCCTCATTTGAGAAGGCTGGAAAGTTCCTCTCTGCAGACGTTATAAACATCTCAACGTCAGCTAGCTCTGTAAAGAAGGGAGAAAGCCTAATTGACACTGTTAAAAACCTTGACATGATGCACCCAGACATAATCATCTTAAGGCACCCCTGCGAGGGAGCTCCCTTTTTAGCACAGAAGTTCGTAGAGGCTTCAATAGTTAACGCAGGAGATGGAAGACACCAGCACCCAACTCAGGCGCTCCTTGACTGTGCAACCTTAACAGAACACTTTGGTTCTTTAGAGGGAAAGAGAGTAACAATACTTGGAGACATTGCAAACAGCAGAGTTGCCCGCTCAGATGCCATACTTTTAAGGGAATTAGGAGCAGAAGTATTCATCTACGGCCCATCACCAATGATGCCCAGAGTCCCTGAAGCCCTTGGAGTAAAGAGGTTAAACTCCTTTGAAGAGGTAAAGGAAATTTCAGACGCGGTAATTCTCTTAAGGATTCAGTTAGAGAGGCAAAATGCAAAGAAAACCTTCCCCTCTGTTAGGGAATACTCAGAGCTCTTTGGAATAAACAGGAGAAAGTTAGAAGAGTTAAAACCGGGAACCGTAATCCTCCACCCAGGCCCCTTTAACAGGGGAGTTGAGATAACGGGAGACGTAGCCTACAGTAAGAGGTCTTTAATCTTCCCTCAGGTTGAAATGGGACTTTCGGTAAGGATGGTAGTCCTCTCCCTCCTGTGCGGAAGGCTTGAAAAGTTAAGGGAGGAAATTCAATGA
- a CDS encoding cytochrome c3 family protein, producing MKRKITIGILTLATLLAGCFEGGVLNKDLIFKSENGNVTFSHVYHVKVKKQHCSYCHPKLFKKKFGADKFTMKDIWEGKFCGACHNGSKAFSAKDPKNCSRCHKQKVGEAK from the coding sequence ATGAAAAGGAAAATAACGATAGGTATCCTCACACTTGCCACCCTTTTAGCAGGCTGTTTTGAGGGTGGAGTTTTAAATAAGGATTTAATCTTTAAAAGCGAAAACGGAAACGTTACATTCAGCCACGTTTACCATGTAAAGGTAAAAAAACAGCACTGCTCCTACTGCCACCCGAAACTCTTTAAGAAGAAGTTTGGAGCGGATAAGTTCACCATGAAAGACATATGGGAAGGTAAATTCTGCGGAGCTTGCCACAACGGCAGCAAAGCCTTCAGTGCAAAGGATCCCAAAAACTGCTCAAGGTGCCACAAACAAAAAGTTGGAGAGGCTAAATGA
- the proC gene encoding pyrroline-5-carboxylate reductase, with the protein MNLRIGFIGGGNMAEAFIGAFVGEELILPSMVCVSDVNESRLKELQEKFGVKTFKRNVDVVLNSDVIFLAVKPQVLTSVLEEIKDTVTAAQIVVSMAAGYPIRKIEQVIGDDKKIVRIMPNILVKVRKGVIAFCENKRLLEEEVERIKRLLEATGKVYSLSENLFDAFTGAAGSSPAFIFLLIEALSDAGVRVGLSREISKEIAFQVLEGCASMSRDEHPEVLKDKVSSPAGTTIEGLSVLEEKGARFAFIEAVKRATERSKEISKLVEEM; encoded by the coding sequence ATGAATTTGAGGATTGGATTTATCGGTGGTGGAAACATGGCTGAAGCCTTTATTGGAGCCTTCGTTGGAGAGGAGCTTATTTTGCCCAGCATGGTCTGCGTATCTGACGTTAATGAATCAAGATTAAAGGAGCTCCAAGAGAAGTTTGGAGTAAAGACCTTTAAGAGAAACGTTGACGTTGTTCTTAACAGTGACGTGATCTTTTTAGCCGTTAAGCCTCAAGTTTTGACTTCCGTTTTAGAGGAAATTAAGGACACTGTAACTGCCGCTCAGATAGTTGTCTCAATGGCAGCCGGCTACCCTATAAGGAAGATTGAGCAGGTAATCGGAGATGATAAGAAGATAGTGAGGATTATGCCGAACATTTTGGTAAAGGTTAGGAAGGGGGTAATTGCCTTCTGTGAGAACAAAAGGCTTTTGGAGGAAGAGGTAGAGAGAATAAAGAGGCTCTTAGAGGCAACGGGAAAGGTTTACTCACTTTCGGAGAACCTCTTTGATGCCTTTACCGGAGCTGCCGGAAGTTCCCCAGCCTTTATTTTCCTCCTTATAGAGGCTTTAAGCGATGCAGGCGTAAGGGTCGGTTTGAGTAGAGAGATTTCAAAGGAGATAGCCTTTCAGGTCCTTGAGGGGTGTGCTTCCATGTCAAGGGATGAACACCCGGAGGTTTTAAAGGACAAGGTCTCATCCCCTGCCGGAACGACGATTGAGGGGCTTTCAGTCCTTGAGGAAAAGGGTGCCCGCTTTGCATTTATTGAGGCTGTAAAGAGGGCTACTGAACGCTCCAAGGAGATTTCAAAACTGGTAGAAGAGATGTAA
- the thiD gene encoding bifunctional hydroxymethylpyrimidine kinase/phosphomethylpyrimidine kinase yields MDFLLSIAGFDPTGGAGILRDYATFRHFGFLGCAVITANTVQNTKGVKEVDFVEGDFLLEQLDAVLEEIPVKGVKLGLPHREEKVNRKIAERIGKLGVPVVFDPVLAPTFGKEFVEDLKAIAPLIEVSTVITPNYSEFKRLEPSFGEVFKERVLVVKGAPKGEKEVEDLLIVNGKLVEKFVHKKDSRVVRGTGCAFSSSFLSLLSKGFKVDEAFKVAVEFVGGYRESSFELSGGGQLYPEF; encoded by the coding sequence ATGGACTTTCTCCTTTCCATTGCCGGATTTGACCCGACCGGAGGGGCCGGAATCTTAAGGGACTATGCAACCTTTCGCCACTTTGGCTTTCTAGGGTGTGCAGTAATAACGGCGAATACAGTTCAGAATACAAAGGGAGTAAAGGAAGTTGATTTCGTTGAAGGTGATTTTTTATTAGAGCAGCTTGACGCTGTTCTTGAGGAAATTCCCGTTAAAGGGGTAAAGTTGGGGTTACCTCACAGAGAAGAAAAGGTAAATCGGAAAATAGCCGAAAGAATAGGTAAATTAGGCGTTCCGGTTGTTTTTGACCCCGTTTTAGCTCCGACCTTTGGGAAGGAGTTCGTTGAGGACTTAAAGGCTATAGCTCCTCTAATTGAAGTTTCCACGGTGATAACTCCTAATTACTCAGAATTTAAAAGGCTTGAGCCGTCTTTTGGAGAAGTTTTTAAAGAAAGAGTTCTGGTAGTGAAAGGAGCTCCCAAAGGCGAAAAAGAGGTTGAAGACCTCTTAATCGTTAATGGTAAATTGGTGGAAAAGTTTGTTCACAAAAAGGATAGCAGAGTGGTGAGGGGAACCGGCTGTGCCTTTTCTTCCTCCTTTTTATCTCTCCTTTCTAAAGGGTTTAAAGTTGATGAAGCTTTTAAAGTAGCAGTAGAGTTTGTTGGCGGATATAGGGAAAGTTCCTTTGAGTTATCTGGAGGAGGGCAACTCTATCCTGAGTTTTAG
- a CDS encoding EAL domain-containing protein, whose translation MNSKNLIKKSAQKASEELIKNLSLISYSEISEKKVENIKKVILKFLSKELEVSEAIKEIIKNKLPFFLIQKFIENFKVELAKEIAVENPDSKEETKTIKAKLQNLENEIAKEYLKINIGELEDIKNSKLKKYALYRAHANYIERIIESVRREELSKFPLESYTESDFKTSIYYPESIMACMNAYLCDYLENLEKAVFRAAKAFFILLKKGNYTEGLLAFGELKELALKVSQKLAELYFQAFTKGDSNFIKLVEYLKEFYPKQFIAALDFADLKKLNRTLSEAKVDKILEETEKVIQNFFESQKKNYLAVRGINHNFLILGVGIEEEKFEKDIKKLTVLLEKTLKQIGTEAPFRVYGFLLDERFEGFENRLNNLLTKLKEISKKEEKQVFIITNEEGIEKLFKWQKEQLRKISFITGKINNNNIEIVFQPIADSKTFNIIALETLFRLRDGDSLVPPGLFIDLIYQFNLITNIDKIVLKRILEQKDLVASVTTNLFINVSPQSLSSVSFLKKLDNFLKKMENFSIFLEITEQRLLENACELKQISKKYPNLKFAIDDFGSGYSSFKLVIDLAENRTLEVLKLDGSFTKKISSSQFTRNVVKAIGSLSKNLGIKTVAEFVEEPEAAEILKKEGIDFLQGYFISKPKTIEEIIYQAEKVSNF comes from the coding sequence ATGAATAGTAAAAACTTAATAAAGAAATCAGCCCAAAAAGCAAGTGAAGAATTAATAAAAAATCTCTCTCTAATAAGCTATTCAGAAATCTCAGAGAAGAAGGTAGAAAATATAAAAAAGGTAATTTTAAAATTCCTTAGCAAGGAACTAGAAGTTTCCGAAGCTATTAAAGAAATAATTAAAAACAAGCTACCTTTCTTCTTAATTCAAAAATTTATTGAAAATTTCAAGGTGGAACTCGCTAAAGAAATTGCAGTAGAAAACCCAGACTCTAAGGAAGAAACAAAAACGATTAAAGCTAAACTTCAAAATTTGGAAAATGAAATTGCAAAAGAATACCTAAAAATTAATATTGGAGAATTGGAAGATATAAAAAACTCTAAACTTAAAAAGTATGCCCTCTATAGAGCCCATGCAAATTACATAGAAAGGATAATTGAGTCCGTACGAAGAGAAGAATTATCAAAATTCCCACTCGAGAGCTATACAGAAAGCGATTTTAAGACAAGCATTTACTACCCCGAGAGTATAATGGCCTGCATGAACGCTTATTTATGTGATTACCTTGAAAACCTTGAAAAAGCTGTATTTAGAGCTGCAAAAGCTTTCTTTATCCTTTTGAAGAAAGGAAACTACACCGAAGGGCTCTTAGCATTTGGAGAATTAAAAGAGTTAGCACTAAAAGTCAGCCAGAAACTTGCAGAACTTTACTTTCAAGCATTTACAAAAGGAGATTCTAACTTTATAAAGTTAGTAGAGTATTTAAAAGAATTCTATCCAAAGCAATTCATTGCTGCTCTTGATTTTGCGGACTTAAAGAAACTGAACAGAACTCTTTCCGAAGCCAAGGTGGATAAAATCCTTGAGGAAACCGAAAAGGTAATCCAAAATTTTTTTGAAAGCCAGAAAAAAAACTATCTAGCAGTGAGGGGTATTAATCACAATTTTCTAATTCTAGGAGTAGGTATTGAAGAGGAGAAATTTGAAAAAGACATAAAAAAATTAACTGTTTTGCTAGAAAAAACTTTAAAGCAAATAGGCACAGAAGCACCATTTAGAGTTTATGGTTTCCTATTAGATGAACGCTTTGAAGGATTTGAAAATCGCCTTAATAATCTCTTAACTAAGCTAAAAGAGATTTCAAAAAAAGAAGAAAAACAAGTTTTCATTATTACAAATGAAGAGGGAATTGAAAAACTATTTAAGTGGCAAAAAGAACAGCTTAGAAAAATCTCATTTATAACAGGTAAAATCAATAACAACAATATAGAAATTGTTTTTCAACCCATAGCCGATAGCAAAACTTTCAATATAATAGCCCTTGAAACTCTATTTAGATTAAGGGATGGAGATTCTCTTGTACCTCCCGGGCTTTTTATAGATTTAATCTATCAATTCAACTTGATAACTAATATAGATAAAATTGTTCTTAAAAGAATTTTAGAGCAAAAAGATCTCGTAGCTTCAGTAACTACTAACTTGTTCATAAATGTAAGTCCTCAATCTCTTTCCTCGGTATCTTTCTTAAAGAAACTAGACAACTTTCTCAAAAAAATGGAAAACTTTTCCATCTTTTTAGAAATAACTGAGCAGAGACTCCTTGAAAATGCTTGTGAACTTAAACAAATTTCGAAAAAATATCCTAACCTTAAGTTCGCAATTGATGATTTTGGAAGTGGTTATTCCTCTTTTAAACTAGTAATAGACCTTGCAGAAAACAGAACTCTTGAAGTACTAAAACTTGATGGCTCTTTCACTAAAAAAATCTCATCAAGTCAATTCACAAGAAACGTAGTAAAAGCCATAGGTTCCCTTTCTAAGAACCTTGGAATCAAAACCGTTGCGGAATTTGTTGAAGAACCAGAGGCAGCAGAAATCCTAAAAAAAGAAGGCATTGATTTCCTTCAAGGTTATTTCATTTCAAAACCAAAAACTATTGAAGAAATAATCTACCAAGCTGAAAAGGTTAGCAACTTCTAA
- the rpiB gene encoding ribose 5-phosphate isomerase B, translating into MKIALACDHGGFRLKEVIKSYLEELGIEYVDYGTYSEESVDYPDFAYKAAKGIVNGEADRGIFICGTGIGISIAANKVKGIRAALCYNVYAAEMSRRHNDANVLCLGGRVIGDELAKRIVKAWIETPFEGGRHERRVNKISEIEKNEWEDS; encoded by the coding sequence ATGAAGATAGCCCTTGCCTGCGATCACGGAGGTTTTAGGCTCAAAGAGGTAATTAAATCCTACCTTGAAGAACTGGGAATTGAGTACGTTGACTACGGAACTTACTCTGAAGAATCGGTTGACTATCCAGACTTTGCCTATAAAGCGGCCAAAGGAATAGTAAACGGAGAGGCCGACAGGGGAATCTTTATCTGCGGAACCGGCATAGGGATATCAATAGCTGCGAACAAGGTTAAGGGAATAAGAGCAGCTTTATGCTACAACGTTTACGCAGCCGAAATGAGCAGGCGCCACAACGACGCAAACGTCCTGTGTTTAGGAGGCAGAGTAATAGGGGATGAACTTGCAAAGAGGATAGTGAAGGCGTGGATTGAAACTCCGTTTGAGGGAGGAAGACACGAAAGGAGAGTAAATAAGATATCTGAAATTGAGAAAAACGAATGGGAGGATAGTTAA
- a CDS encoding CarD family transcriptional regulator, whose translation MFKVGDKVAYPPHGVGIIEGMEEREIGGRKILYYRINLVGKNMSILVPETGTESSGIRPVLSEEEIEEIFNYLSEVPKGISEKWTVRHRLNVDRLKTGDIKELATVVRNLSYRSKDKELSYSEKRMFEEAFNKLSEEIALSLGEPVRKVKQKIRKILREVKKS comes from the coding sequence ATGTTTAAAGTAGGAGACAAAGTGGCATATCCCCCCCACGGAGTAGGAATAATTGAAGGGATGGAGGAAAGGGAAATAGGGGGGAGAAAGATACTCTACTACAGAATTAACCTAGTTGGAAAGAACATGTCAATTCTAGTTCCTGAAACCGGAACTGAAAGTAGCGGAATAAGGCCGGTACTCTCGGAGGAGGAAATAGAGGAGATATTCAACTACCTTTCTGAGGTTCCAAAAGGTATAAGTGAAAAGTGGACGGTAAGACACAGACTTAACGTTGATAGGTTAAAAACGGGGGACATTAAAGAGCTTGCCACGGTAGTAAGGAACCTTTCCTACCGTTCTAAGGATAAAGAGCTCTCCTACTCTGAAAAGAGGATGTTTGAAGAAGCTTTCAATAAACTCTCTGAGGAAATTGCCCTTTCACTGGGAGAACCTGTAAGGAAAGTAAAGCAGAAAATAAGGAAAATCCTCAGAGAGGTTAAGAAGTCGTGA
- the hisD gene encoding histidinol dehydrogenase, producing the protein MKVVNLRKEGWKREPELVRIKNRGQGLESKFAQSVLEIIENVRNYGDSAVFSYAKKFDKVDLTPENVKVSDKEVEEAFKKVPKEVVEALKFAVERVEKFHQHQKENSYFVTEPGIVLGQKVTPLEKVGVYVPGGKAAYPSSVVMNVVPAKVAGVERVVMITPAVGSLEINPYTLVAAKLSGVDEIYRVGGAHGVAAIAFGTETIPKVDKIVGPGNIFVALAKKFLFGTVDIDMVAGPSEILVIADETANPDWVATDLLSQAEHDELAGAFLVTHDNRIAEETVKAVHEKLKRLKRKEIAEKSIENFGTVFLTRDVYHSCQVANEIAPEHLEVATKEPFALLDYIKHAGAIFLGHHTCESLGDYVLGPNHVLPTGGSARFFSPLGVYDFVKRSSVLYVSQEGFNRVSGPARELAECEGLEAHRLAVEVREAIKLVAKSLERV; encoded by the coding sequence ATGAAAGTAGTTAACCTGAGGAAAGAAGGTTGGAAGAGGGAGCCGGAACTCGTAAGGATAAAGAACAGAGGACAAGGCCTTGAAAGTAAGTTCGCCCAGTCGGTCCTTGAGATAATAGAAAACGTTAGAAACTACGGAGACAGTGCCGTTTTCTCCTACGCCAAAAAGTTTGATAAAGTTGATTTAACTCCTGAAAACGTAAAAGTATCAGATAAAGAGGTAGAGGAGGCCTTTAAGAAAGTTCCCAAAGAGGTTGTAGAAGCCTTAAAGTTTGCCGTTGAAAGGGTAGAGAAGTTCCACCAGCACCAGAAAGAAAACTCATACTTCGTGACGGAGCCAGGAATAGTCCTCGGTCAGAAAGTAACCCCCCTTGAAAAGGTTGGAGTTTACGTTCCTGGAGGGAAAGCCGCGTATCCCTCTTCAGTAGTTATGAACGTCGTTCCCGCGAAAGTCGCAGGGGTTGAAAGGGTAGTAATGATAACCCCGGCAGTAGGTTCCCTTGAAATTAACCCATATACCCTGGTAGCTGCAAAGCTTTCTGGAGTTGACGAAATCTACAGAGTAGGAGGAGCTCACGGAGTAGCAGCAATAGCGTTTGGGACGGAAACTATTCCAAAAGTTGACAAGATAGTTGGTCCAGGGAACATCTTCGTTGCCCTTGCAAAGAAGTTCTTATTTGGAACAGTTGACATTGACATGGTTGCAGGCCCAAGTGAAATCCTCGTTATAGCAGATGAAACTGCAAACCCAGACTGGGTTGCAACAGACCTCCTCTCACAGGCAGAACACGACGAACTTGCAGGAGCCTTCTTAGTAACCCACGATAACCGTATAGCAGAAGAGACTGTAAAAGCAGTCCATGAAAAACTTAAAAGGTTAAAGAGAAAAGAAATAGCCGAAAAGTCAATAGAAAACTTTGGAACAGTATTCCTAACTAGAGACGTTTACCACTCTTGCCAAGTTGCAAACGAAATAGCTCCAGAACACCTTGAGGTCGCAACGAAGGAACCCTTTGCCCTTCTTGATTACATAAAGCACGCAGGAGCAATCTTCTTAGGCCACCATACCTGTGAAAGCTTAGGGGATTACGTCTTAGGGCCAAACCACGTTTTACCAACTGGAGGAAGTGCCAGGTTCTTCTCTCCTTTAGGAGTTTACGACTTCGTTAAGCGCTCATCAGTCCTCTACGTAAGCCAAGAAGGGTTTAATAGGGTATCTGGACCTGCAAGGGAACTTGCAGAGTGTGAAGGTCTTGAAGCCCACAGATTGGCTGTCGAAGTAAGGGAAGCTATTAAACTGGTTGCAAAAAGCCTTGAGAGGGTTTAG
- a CDS encoding dihydroorotase: MRLLIRGAKVIDPFQGIEGRREILIENGRIVKISERIDKVEASQVIDLDGLILTPGLIDLHSHLREPGQEWKEDIESGSNAAVAGGITSVCCMANTQPVNDNPSVTRYIIERAREVGLCDVFPVGAITKGLKGEELAEIGLMVKAGIVAISDDGETPRDSRVLRNAMDYARSLGIPVFTHSEDKTLSAGGHMNEGYLSSLLGVPGMPKEAEEIGTVRDLIVAKLTGAHIHVCHVSTKGALKAIEEAKKDGVRVTCEITPHHFTLTEEAVKEFDTNAKMCPPLRDKEDLSACREALKNGTADAIATDHAPHSEDEKSVEFCAAPFGIIGFQTLLPLSLNLVREGYLTLSQMVEKLSTNPARIIRKRDIGNLKEGSRANITIFDPDEEYTLTEELILSKSKNSPFLGWKLKGRVKFTIYNGKIVYKS; this comes from the coding sequence ATGAGGCTTTTAATAAGGGGAGCTAAAGTTATTGACCCTTTTCAAGGGATAGAGGGTAGAAGGGAAATCCTTATAGAGAACGGAAGGATAGTAAAGATCTCAGAAAGGATAGATAAAGTAGAAGCTTCCCAGGTAATTGATTTAGACGGTCTAATTTTAACTCCCGGTTTAATAGACCTCCACTCCCACTTAAGGGAGCCTGGTCAGGAGTGGAAGGAGGACATAGAGAGCGGTTCAAACGCTGCAGTTGCCGGCGGAATAACTTCAGTCTGCTGCATGGCAAACACCCAGCCGGTTAACGATAACCCCTCCGTTACAAGGTACATAATTGAAAGGGCAAGGGAAGTTGGCCTCTGTGACGTCTTTCCGGTAGGAGCTATAACGAAAGGCTTAAAAGGAGAGGAGCTTGCAGAGATAGGATTAATGGTAAAGGCAGGAATAGTTGCCATCTCGGACGATGGGGAGACTCCAAGGGATAGCAGAGTGTTAAGGAACGCAATGGACTACGCTAGGAGCCTAGGAATTCCCGTATTTACCCACTCAGAGGATAAGACTCTCTCTGCCGGCGGCCATATGAATGAAGGTTACCTATCAAGTCTCCTCGGCGTTCCGGGAATGCCTAAGGAAGCAGAAGAGATAGGAACTGTTAGAGACCTAATAGTGGCAAAACTAACAGGTGCCCATATCCACGTTTGTCACGTCTCCACAAAGGGAGCTCTAAAGGCCATAGAAGAGGCTAAAAAGGATGGAGTAAGAGTTACCTGTGAGATAACTCCCCACCACTTTACACTAACTGAAGAGGCAGTAAAGGAGTTTGATACAAACGCAAAGATGTGCCCACCTTTAAGGGATAAAGAGGACCTTTCAGCCTGCAGAGAAGCTTTAAAAAACGGTACTGCAGATGCAATAGCAACGGACCACGCTCCCCACTCGGAGGACGAAAAGAGCGTTGAGTTCTGCGCCGCTCCCTTTGGAATAATCGGATTCCAGACTCTTCTTCCCCTATCCCTGAACCTAGTTAGGGAGGGCTACCTCACACTCTCCCAAATGGTTGAGAAGCTATCAACTAACCCTGCAAGGATTATTAGGAAGAGGGATATAGGAAATCTGAAAGAGGGAAGCAGAGCAAACATTACAATCTTTGACCCAGACGAGGAGTACACATTAACAGAAGAGTTAATCCTTTCAAAGAGTAAGAACAGCCCCTTCCTAGGCTGGAAGTTAAAGGGAAGAGTGAAGTTTACCATCTATAATGGTAAAATCGTATATAAATCCTAA